A genomic region of candidate division WOR-3 bacterium contains the following coding sequences:
- the hpt gene encoding hypoxanthine phosphoribosyltransferase, whose protein sequence is MRNKAKPVKVRPLISAERIRRRVRELAKEISRDYAGKEVLLVGLLKGSWVFLADLVRCLEVPVQVDFISAASYGSRKESRGLVRVDLDLRARVKGRDVLVVEDIVDTGLTLKSVLQRLKRRRPKSVRVCALLDKPSRRKVEVEPDYVGFKVPDRFIVGYGTDFAERFRQLPYIGYIEEEG, encoded by the coding sequence CTCCGCAGAGCGGATAAGGCGCCGGGTGAGGGAACTGGCAAAGGAGATTTCAAGGGATTATGCGGGTAAGGAGGTCCTCTTGGTCGGGCTGCTTAAGGGCTCCTGGGTCTTTCTTGCTGACCTTGTGAGGTGTCTTGAGGTGCCGGTTCAGGTTGATTTCATCAGCGCTGCCAGTTATGGCTCAAGAAAGGAGTCAAGAGGTTTGGTCAGGGTTGACCTTGATTTGAGGGCAAGGGTTAAGGGCAGGGATGTGTTAGTTGTTGAGGACATTGTTGATACCGGTCTTACCCTTAAGTCTGTTTTGCAGAGGCTGAAGAGGCGCAGACCCAAGAGTGTGAGGGTTTGTGCCCTTCTGGACAAGCCCTCCAGGCGTAAGGTTGAGGTGGAGCCGGATTATGTTGGGTTTAAGGTGCCGGACCGGTTCATTGTGGGTTATGGCACAGATTTTGCCGAAAGGTTCCGGCAGTTGCCCTATATCGGTTATATTGAGGAGGAAGGATGA